In Drosophila innubila isolate TH190305 chromosome 2R unlocalized genomic scaffold, UK_Dinn_1.0 1_C_2R, whole genome shotgun sequence, the following are encoded in one genomic region:
- the LOC117782943 gene encoding tubulointerstitial nephritis antigen-like, giving the protein MSVKGVLMALMLVILGVVLTNAFDHTLKLDFPGPYCARQNTCCKDRRDGCSMPISTTLCYCDEFCDRDDSGDCCPDYRSFCFNEPDPLLSCLHNGIYFHKYNNTWDNCNECRCLEGGQVQCDTDLCLTDDEIVHSINSIHQLGWSARKYDEWWGHKYSEGLRLRLGTKEPTYRVKTMTRLTNPSNDMPRQFNSVEKWSSYISEVPDQGWCGSSWVLSTTSVASDRFAIQSQGREVVQLSPQNILSCTRRQQGCDGGHLDAAWRYLHKKGVVDENCYPYTQHRDTCKIQRHNSRSLKANGCRPAYGVNRDSFYTVGPAYSLSGQADIMSEIYHSGPVQATMRVYRDFFSYSGGIYRQTAANRGAPAGFHSVKLVGWGEEHDGVKYWIAANSWGPWWGEHGYFRIERGTNECGIEEYVLASWPHVYNYFNTKSA; this is encoded by the exons ATGTCTGTCAAAGGCGTCCTGATGGCGCTAATGCTGGTCATCTTGGGCGTGGTCCTGACCAATGCCTTTGATCACACACTGAAGCTGGACTTCCCGGGTCCGTATTGTGCGCGGCAGAATACGTGTTGCAAGGATCGACGCGACGGCTGCTCGATGCCCATCTCAA CAACATTGTGCTACTGTGATGAGTTCTGCGATCGCGATGACTCCGGCGACTGTTGTCCGGATTATCGTTCGTTCTGTTTCAATGAGCCGGATCCGTTGTTGAGCTGTCTGCACAACGGCATCTATTTCcacaagtacaacaacacGTGGGACAACTGCAATGAGTGCCGTTGCCTGGAGGGCGGTCAGGTCCAATGTGATACGGATTTGTGCCTTACCGACGATGAGATTGTCCACAGCATCAATTCCATTCATCAATTGGGTTGGTCAGCACGCAAATACGACGAGTGGTGGGGACACAAGTACAGCGAGGGTCTTCGCCTCCGACTGGGCACCAAGGAGCCCACGTATCGTGTAAAGACCATGACACGTCTGACCAATCCGTCCAACGATATGCCTAGGCAATTCAATTCCGTAGAGAAGTGGTCCAGTTACATTTCAGAGGTGCCGGATCAGGGCTGGTGCGGCTCCTCTTGGGTGCTGTCCACCACATCGGTGGCATCCGATCGCTTTGCCATCCAGAGTCAGGGCAGGGAGGTCGTACAGCTCTCACCACAGAACATACTCTCCTGCACACGTCGCCAGCAAGGCTGTGACGGCGGTCACCTGGATGCCGCCTGGCGGTACCTCCACAAGAAGGGCGTGGTCGATGAGAACTGCTATCCCTACACTCAGCACAGGGACACCTGCAAGATTCAGCGTCACAATAGTCGCTCGCTGAAGGCAAATGGATGCCGACCCGCATATGGAGTCAATCGTGATAGCTTCTATACAGTCGGCCCGGCGTACAGTCTCAGCGGTCAGGCGGATATTATGTCGGAGATCTATCACTCGGGACCCGTGCAGGCCACCATGCGTGTCTACAGGGACTTCTTCTCGTATTCGGGTGGCATCTATCGCCAGACAGCTGCCAATCGTGGTGCACCCGCCGGCTTCCACTCGGTGAAGCTTGTGGGCTGGGGAGAGGAGCATGACGGCGTCAAGTACTGG aTTGCAGCCAACTCGTGGGGTCCTTGGTGGGGCGAGCACGGTTATTTCCGCATCGAGCGCGGTACCAATGAGTGCGGCATCGAGGAGTATGTCCTGGCTTCCTGGCCACATGTGTACAACTACTTTAACACGAAGTCGGCATAA
- the LOC117782942 gene encoding vacuolar protein sorting-associated protein 35 isoform X2, whose translation MTMPNGLDDQEKLLAEAVGAARKQAFQMNHFLDKERMLDALKCASTMLSELRTSMLSPKSYYELYMAVTNELCHMELYLSEKSHKETDLYELVQYSHTIAPRLYLLITVGIVYIKNDSTLKRSILKDLVEMCRGVQHPLRGLFLRNYLLQCTRNILPDVLVAENEHEGNVYDAIDFVLTNFAEMNKLWVRMQHQGHSSEKTRREKEREELKILVGTNLVRLSQLESATLETYKRLILPGILEQVVSCRDAIAQEYLMECIIQVFPDEFHLQTLDPFLKSCAQLETGVNVKNIIISLIERLAAYNQRSGKTSGNAIDAIIPAEVELFEVFSVQVANIVQTRTDMPLEDTISLQVALLSLAQKVYADRVDYVDKVLGTTAQILDRMNMNNISHLLSVNQELSRLLRICIDFYNNALTIIQLNNFCPLLEKFDYTSRKSLALYLVMNILENETQVTTAEQADSLLTIITPLIKDDETSTTNNSTDAEEFAEEQGVVARFIHLLKSEEPDMQYKMLQTARKHLGNGGGQRLKHVLPPLVFAAYQLAFKYKAIAEQDENWDKKCQKIVQYCHSTISALAKADLPDLALRLYLQGALVIGEIRYTNHETVAYEFMTQAFSLYEDEISDSKAQLAAITLIMSTFEQMSCFGEENAEPLRTNCALAASKLLKKPDQCRGVVACAALFWSGKQNGEEMRDEKRTLDCLKKGARIASQCLDTGVQVQLYVELLNHYLFYFERGNSLITVAMLNQLIAKVNEELPNLEPSEETKQIESHYKNTLAHLRSRMESNDTTLEVSFAGITLN comes from the exons ATG ACGATGCCCAATGGTTTGGACGACCAGGAGAAGCTGCTGGCCGAGGCGGTCGGCGCGGCACGCAAACAGGCATTCCAAATGAATCATTTTCTGGACAAGGAGCGCATGCTGGACGCACTCAAGTGTGCCAGCACGATGCTGAGCGAGCTGCGCACTTCAATGTTGTCTCCCAAAAGCTACTACGAGTTGT ACATGGCTGTCACGAATGAGCTGTGCCACATGGAACTGTATCTCAGCGAGAAGAGCCACAAGGAGACGGATCTGTATGAGCTTGTCCAGTACTCGCATACGATAGCTCCACGTCTATATCTGCTTATCACGGTGGGCATTGTGTACATAAAGAACGACTCGACACTGAAGCGTAGTATTCTCAAGGATCTGGTAGAAATGTGTCGAGGTGTACAGCATCCACTACGTGGACTCTTCCTGCGCAATTATCTGCTGCAGTGTACACGTAACATTCTACCCGATGTCCTGGTGGCGGAAAATGAGCATGAGGGAAATGTATACGATGCCATTGACTTTGTGCTAACGAATTTCGCCGAGATGAATAAACTGTGGGTGCGCATGCAGCATCAGGGTCACTCCAGCGAGAAGACGCGCAGAGAGAAGGAACGCGAGGAACTGAAAATATTGGTGGGCACGAATCTGGTGCGACTGTCGCAGCTGGAATCCGCCACACTGGAGACTTACAAGCGTTTGATATTGCCTGGAATATTGGAGCAAGTGGTCAGCTGTCGGGATGCCATCGCCCAGGAGTATCTGATGGAATGCATTATACAGGTATTCCCCGATGAGTTTCATCTGCAGACGCTCGATCCGTTCCTGAAGTCCTGCGCCCAACTGGAGACGGGAGTTAATGTTAAGAACATTATTATATCGCTGATTGAACGCCTGGCGGCCTATAACCAACGAAGTGGCAAG ACAAGTGGTAATGCTATAGATGCCATTATACCTGCCGAAGTCGAATTATTTGAGGTGTTCAGCGTGCAGGTGGCAAACATTGTGCAAACTCGCACGGATATGCCGCTGGAGGACACAATCTCCCTGCAAGTGGCCTTACTAAGTCTCGCTCAGAAGGTGTATGCCGATCGTGTTGATTACGTGGACAAAGTGCTGGGTACAACTGCACAAATACTCGATCGCATGAACATGAACAA CATCTCGCATCTGTTGTCTGTGAACCAGGAACTGTCTCGCCTTTTGAGGATCTGCATAGACTTCTACAACAATGCTCTGACCATCATACAACTAAACAACTTTTGTCCGCTGCTGGAAAAGTTCGATTACACCTCGCGCAAATCGTTGGCATTGTATCTGGTCATGAACATACTGGAGAACGAGACACAGGTGACCACAGCGGAGCAAGCGGATAGCCTATTGACGATCATAACGCCGCTGATAAAGGACGACGAGACGAGCACCACAAATAATAGCACAGATGCCGAGGAGTTTGCTGAAGAACAGGGTGTTGTGGCGCG CTTTATACACCTGTTGAAATCTGAGGAACCGGACATGCAATATAAAATGCTGCAAACGGCGCGAAAGCATTTAGGAAATGGTGGTGGCCAGAGATTGAAGCATGTCCTGCCACCGCTTGTGTTTGCTGCCTATCAACTGGCATTTAAATACAAAGCCATTGCCGAGCAGGATGAGAACTGGGATAAAAAGTGTCAGAAGATTGTGCAGTATTGTCACAGCACAATCAGCGCCTTGGCCAAAGCAGATCTACCCGATTTGGCATTACGCTTGTATCTGCAGGGTGCACTGGTGATTGGCGAGATACGCTACACAAATCACGAGACTGTGGCATATGAGTTCATGACACAGGCCTTCTCGCTGTATGAGGATGAGATATCCGACTCGAAGGCACAACTTGCAGCCATTACACTGATAATGTCCACATTCGAGCAGATGTCCTGTTTCGGAGAGGAGAACGCTGAACCACTCCGCACCAACTGTGCGTTAGCTGCGTCCAAGCTGCTTAAAAAACCGGATCAATGTCGTGGTGTTGTGGCCTGTGCGGCGCTCTTTTGGAGTGGCAA GCAAAATGGCGAGGAAATGCGCGATGAGAAGCGTACACTGGATTGTCTAAAGAAGGGCGCACGTATTGCATCACAGTGTCTAGACACTGGCGTCCAAGTGCAATTGTATGTTGAGCTATTGAATCACTATCTCTTCTACTTTGAGCGCGGCAATTCTCTCATCACTGTAGCCATGCTAAATCAG cttatTGCCAAGGTTAACGAAGAGCTGCCCAATCTGGAGCCCAGCGAGGAAACCAAACAGATCGAGAgccattataaaaatacattggCGCATTTACGCAGTCGCATGGAGTCCAATGACACGACCCTGGAAGTATCCTTTGCTGGCATTACACTGAATTAG
- the LOC117782942 gene encoding vacuolar protein sorting-associated protein 35 isoform X1, producing MYPWSSSTYSGQAPNGDQSRTMPNGLDDQEKLLAEAVGAARKQAFQMNHFLDKERMLDALKCASTMLSELRTSMLSPKSYYELYMAVTNELCHMELYLSEKSHKETDLYELVQYSHTIAPRLYLLITVGIVYIKNDSTLKRSILKDLVEMCRGVQHPLRGLFLRNYLLQCTRNILPDVLVAENEHEGNVYDAIDFVLTNFAEMNKLWVRMQHQGHSSEKTRREKEREELKILVGTNLVRLSQLESATLETYKRLILPGILEQVVSCRDAIAQEYLMECIIQVFPDEFHLQTLDPFLKSCAQLETGVNVKNIIISLIERLAAYNQRSGKTSGNAIDAIIPAEVELFEVFSVQVANIVQTRTDMPLEDTISLQVALLSLAQKVYADRVDYVDKVLGTTAQILDRMNMNNISHLLSVNQELSRLLRICIDFYNNALTIIQLNNFCPLLEKFDYTSRKSLALYLVMNILENETQVTTAEQADSLLTIITPLIKDDETSTTNNSTDAEEFAEEQGVVARFIHLLKSEEPDMQYKMLQTARKHLGNGGGQRLKHVLPPLVFAAYQLAFKYKAIAEQDENWDKKCQKIVQYCHSTISALAKADLPDLALRLYLQGALVIGEIRYTNHETVAYEFMTQAFSLYEDEISDSKAQLAAITLIMSTFEQMSCFGEENAEPLRTNCALAASKLLKKPDQCRGVVACAALFWSGKQNGEEMRDEKRTLDCLKKGARIASQCLDTGVQVQLYVELLNHYLFYFERGNSLITVAMLNQLIAKVNEELPNLEPSEETKQIESHYKNTLAHLRSRMESNDTTLEVSFAGITLN from the exons ATGTATCCCTGGAGCTCGTCCACGTACAGCGGTCAAGCGCCCAATGGTGACCAATCCAGG ACGATGCCCAATGGTTTGGACGACCAGGAGAAGCTGCTGGCCGAGGCGGTCGGCGCGGCACGCAAACAGGCATTCCAAATGAATCATTTTCTGGACAAGGAGCGCATGCTGGACGCACTCAAGTGTGCCAGCACGATGCTGAGCGAGCTGCGCACTTCAATGTTGTCTCCCAAAAGCTACTACGAGTTGT ACATGGCTGTCACGAATGAGCTGTGCCACATGGAACTGTATCTCAGCGAGAAGAGCCACAAGGAGACGGATCTGTATGAGCTTGTCCAGTACTCGCATACGATAGCTCCACGTCTATATCTGCTTATCACGGTGGGCATTGTGTACATAAAGAACGACTCGACACTGAAGCGTAGTATTCTCAAGGATCTGGTAGAAATGTGTCGAGGTGTACAGCATCCACTACGTGGACTCTTCCTGCGCAATTATCTGCTGCAGTGTACACGTAACATTCTACCCGATGTCCTGGTGGCGGAAAATGAGCATGAGGGAAATGTATACGATGCCATTGACTTTGTGCTAACGAATTTCGCCGAGATGAATAAACTGTGGGTGCGCATGCAGCATCAGGGTCACTCCAGCGAGAAGACGCGCAGAGAGAAGGAACGCGAGGAACTGAAAATATTGGTGGGCACGAATCTGGTGCGACTGTCGCAGCTGGAATCCGCCACACTGGAGACTTACAAGCGTTTGATATTGCCTGGAATATTGGAGCAAGTGGTCAGCTGTCGGGATGCCATCGCCCAGGAGTATCTGATGGAATGCATTATACAGGTATTCCCCGATGAGTTTCATCTGCAGACGCTCGATCCGTTCCTGAAGTCCTGCGCCCAACTGGAGACGGGAGTTAATGTTAAGAACATTATTATATCGCTGATTGAACGCCTGGCGGCCTATAACCAACGAAGTGGCAAG ACAAGTGGTAATGCTATAGATGCCATTATACCTGCCGAAGTCGAATTATTTGAGGTGTTCAGCGTGCAGGTGGCAAACATTGTGCAAACTCGCACGGATATGCCGCTGGAGGACACAATCTCCCTGCAAGTGGCCTTACTAAGTCTCGCTCAGAAGGTGTATGCCGATCGTGTTGATTACGTGGACAAAGTGCTGGGTACAACTGCACAAATACTCGATCGCATGAACATGAACAA CATCTCGCATCTGTTGTCTGTGAACCAGGAACTGTCTCGCCTTTTGAGGATCTGCATAGACTTCTACAACAATGCTCTGACCATCATACAACTAAACAACTTTTGTCCGCTGCTGGAAAAGTTCGATTACACCTCGCGCAAATCGTTGGCATTGTATCTGGTCATGAACATACTGGAGAACGAGACACAGGTGACCACAGCGGAGCAAGCGGATAGCCTATTGACGATCATAACGCCGCTGATAAAGGACGACGAGACGAGCACCACAAATAATAGCACAGATGCCGAGGAGTTTGCTGAAGAACAGGGTGTTGTGGCGCG CTTTATACACCTGTTGAAATCTGAGGAACCGGACATGCAATATAAAATGCTGCAAACGGCGCGAAAGCATTTAGGAAATGGTGGTGGCCAGAGATTGAAGCATGTCCTGCCACCGCTTGTGTTTGCTGCCTATCAACTGGCATTTAAATACAAAGCCATTGCCGAGCAGGATGAGAACTGGGATAAAAAGTGTCAGAAGATTGTGCAGTATTGTCACAGCACAATCAGCGCCTTGGCCAAAGCAGATCTACCCGATTTGGCATTACGCTTGTATCTGCAGGGTGCACTGGTGATTGGCGAGATACGCTACACAAATCACGAGACTGTGGCATATGAGTTCATGACACAGGCCTTCTCGCTGTATGAGGATGAGATATCCGACTCGAAGGCACAACTTGCAGCCATTACACTGATAATGTCCACATTCGAGCAGATGTCCTGTTTCGGAGAGGAGAACGCTGAACCACTCCGCACCAACTGTGCGTTAGCTGCGTCCAAGCTGCTTAAAAAACCGGATCAATGTCGTGGTGTTGTGGCCTGTGCGGCGCTCTTTTGGAGTGGCAA GCAAAATGGCGAGGAAATGCGCGATGAGAAGCGTACACTGGATTGTCTAAAGAAGGGCGCACGTATTGCATCACAGTGTCTAGACACTGGCGTCCAAGTGCAATTGTATGTTGAGCTATTGAATCACTATCTCTTCTACTTTGAGCGCGGCAATTCTCTCATCACTGTAGCCATGCTAAATCAG cttatTGCCAAGGTTAACGAAGAGCTGCCCAATCTGGAGCCCAGCGAGGAAACCAAACAGATCGAGAgccattataaaaatacattggCGCATTTACGCAGTCGCATGGAGTCCAATGACACGACCCTGGAAGTATCCTTTGCTGGCATTACACTGAATTAG